The following proteins are co-located in the Pseudomonas synxantha genome:
- a CDS encoding outer membrane protein OmpK produces MKPMFKGLMLAGSLLAAGQAGAGDLLQWQNNSLTYLWGKSFTVNPQIQQTVTFEHADSWKYGDNFFFLDRIFYNGKEDGNVGPNTYYGEFSPRLSFGKIFDKDLSFGPIKDVLLAFTYEFGEGDNESYLLGPAIDLNIPGFDYFQLNFYQRQTEGNRPGDGVWQITPVWSYTIPVGNSDVLIDGFMDWVVDNDKNARGTYHANLHFNPQVKYDLGKALHWGDKQLYVGFEYDYWKNKYGIEDSGAFKTTQDTASFLVKYHF; encoded by the coding sequence ATGAAACCTATGTTCAAGGGCCTGATGCTGGCAGGATCCCTGCTGGCCGCTGGCCAAGCCGGAGCCGGCGACTTGTTGCAGTGGCAGAACAACAGCCTGACTTACCTGTGGGGCAAGAGCTTTACCGTCAACCCGCAGATCCAACAAACCGTCACCTTCGAACATGCTGACTCCTGGAAGTATGGCGACAACTTCTTCTTCCTGGACCGTATCTTTTACAACGGCAAGGAAGACGGCAACGTCGGCCCCAATACTTACTACGGCGAGTTCAGCCCACGGTTGTCATTCGGCAAGATTTTCGACAAGGACCTGTCGTTCGGCCCGATCAAGGATGTGTTGCTGGCCTTCACCTACGAGTTCGGCGAAGGCGATAACGAATCCTACCTGCTCGGTCCTGCCATCGACTTGAACATTCCTGGCTTCGACTACTTCCAGTTGAACTTCTACCAGCGCCAGACCGAAGGCAACCGCCCGGGTGATGGTGTCTGGCAGATCACCCCGGTGTGGTCCTACACCATTCCCGTGGGCAACTCCGATGTGTTGATCGACGGTTTCATGGACTGGGTGGTGGATAACGACAAGAACGCCCGTGGCACTTATCACGCCAACCTGCACTTCAACCCGCAGGTCAAATACGACCTGGGCAAGGCGCTGCATTGGGGCGACAAGCAGTTGTATGTGGGTTTTGAATACGACTACTGGAAGAACAAGTACGGGATCGAAGACAGCGGTGCCTTCAAGACTACCCAGGACACGGCGAGCTTCCTGGTCAAGTACCACTTCTAA
- a CDS encoding nucleobase:cation symporter-2 family protein — MTELVEPQIPAAPAMVRLPLLQLILVGLQHVLLMYGGAVAVPLIIGQAAGLSREEIAFLINADLLVAGIATMVQSFGIGPVGIRMPVMMGASFAAVGSMVAMAGMPGIGLQGIFGATIAAGFFGMLIAPFMSKVVRFFPPLVTGTVITAIGLSLFPVAVNWAGGGSAAATFGSPVYLAIAALVLATILLINRFMRGFWVNISVLIGMALGYGLCGLLGMVDLSGLALAPWVQVVTPLHFGMPRFELAPILSMCLVVVIIFVESTGMFLALGKITDQEVTPKMLRRGLLCDAGASFFAGFFNTFTHSSFAQNIGLVQMTGVRCRSVTIMAGAFLIVLSLLPKAAYLVASIPPAVLGGAAIAMFGMVGATGIKILQEADIADRRNQLLVAVSIGMGLIPVVRPEFFAQLPLWMSPITHSGIAMATLSALSLNILFNILGGAERVAVEHVHT, encoded by the coding sequence ATGACCGAGTTAGTCGAACCGCAGATTCCTGCCGCGCCCGCCATGGTGCGGCTGCCCCTCTTGCAACTGATTCTGGTTGGCCTGCAACACGTCTTGCTGATGTACGGCGGCGCCGTCGCCGTGCCCCTGATCATTGGCCAGGCCGCGGGCTTGAGCCGTGAAGAAATCGCCTTCCTGATCAACGCCGACCTGCTGGTGGCCGGGATCGCCACCATGGTGCAATCGTTCGGTATCGGCCCGGTGGGCATCCGCATGCCGGTGATGATGGGCGCCAGTTTTGCCGCCGTCGGCAGCATGGTCGCCATGGCCGGCATGCCCGGTATCGGCTTGCAGGGCATCTTCGGCGCGACCATCGCCGCCGGGTTCTTCGGCATGCTCATCGCGCCGTTCATGTCCAAGGTCGTGCGCTTTTTCCCGCCGTTGGTGACCGGCACCGTGATTACCGCCATCGGCCTTTCGCTGTTTCCCGTGGCCGTGAACTGGGCCGGGGGTGGCAGTGCCGCCGCCACATTCGGCTCACCGGTCTACCTGGCGATTGCCGCCCTGGTACTGGCCACCATCCTGCTGATCAATCGCTTCATGCGCGGCTTCTGGGTCAACATCTCGGTGTTGATCGGCATGGCGCTGGGCTACGGCTTGTGCGGCCTGCTCGGCATGGTCGACCTCAGCGGCCTGGCCCTGGCACCGTGGGTGCAGGTGGTAACGCCGCTGCACTTCGGCATGCCCAGGTTCGAGTTGGCGCCGATCCTGTCGATGTGCCTGGTGGTGGTGATCATCTTTGTCGAGTCCACCGGCATGTTCCTCGCCCTGGGCAAGATCACCGATCAGGAGGTCACACCGAAGATGCTGCGTCGCGGCTTGCTGTGTGATGCCGGCGCGTCGTTCTTTGCCGGTTTCTTCAACACCTTTACCCACTCCTCCTTCGCGCAGAATATCGGCCTGGTACAGATGACCGGCGTGCGCTGCCGCTCGGTCACCATCATGGCAGGCGCTTTCTTGATTGTGCTGAGCCTGCTGCCCAAAGCCGCTTACCTGGTGGCGTCGATCCCGCCGGCGGTACTCGGTGGCGCGGCGATTGCCATGTTCGGCATGGTGGGGGCGACCGGGATCAAGATCCTGCAGGAAGCCGACATTGCTGATCGCCGTAACCAGTTGCTGGTAGCGGTAAGCATCGGCATGGGCCTGATCCCCGTGGTACGCCCGGAGTTCTTCGCGCAATTGCCGCTATGGATGAGTCCGATTACCCATAGTGGCATCGCTATGGCCACCCTCAGCGCGTTGTCGCTGAACATACTGTTCAACATCCTAGGCGGCGCTGAGCGCGTTGCCGTTGAGCACGTCCACACCTGA
- a CDS encoding M18 family aminopeptidase, with protein sequence MREALNQGLIDFLKASPTPFHATAALAQRLEAAGYQRLDERDTWATEANGRYYVTRNDSSIIAFKLGRHSPLQGGIRLVGAHTDSPCLRVKPQPELQRQGFWQLGVEVYGGALLAPWFDRDLSLAGRVTFRRDGKVESQLIDFKLPIAIIPNLAIHLNREANQGWAINAQTELPPILAQFAGDERVDFRAVLTEQLAREHGLNADVVLDYELSFYDTQSAAVIGLNGDFIAGARLDNLLSCYAGLQALLTSETDETCVLVCNDHEEVGSCSACGADGPMLEQTLRRLLPEGDEFVRTIQKSLLVSADNAHGVHPNYAEKHDANHGPKLNAGPVIKVNSNQRYATNSETAGFFRHLCMAEEVPVQSFVVRSDMGCGSTIGPITASHLGVRTVDIGLPTFAMHSIRELCGSHDLAHLVKVLGAFYASRDLP encoded by the coding sequence ATGCGCGAAGCGTTGAATCAAGGCCTGATCGACTTCCTCAAGGCCTCCCCTACTCCTTTTCATGCCACTGCCGCCCTCGCCCAGCGCCTGGAAGCGGCCGGTTACCAGCGTCTCGACGAGCGCGACACCTGGGCGACCGAGGCCAACGGTCGCTATTACGTGACCCGCAACGATTCCTCGATCATCGCCTTCAAGCTCGGCCGTCACTCGCCGCTGCAGGGCGGTATCCGCCTGGTCGGCGCCCACACCGACAGCCCATGCCTGCGGGTCAAGCCCCAGCCTGAGCTGCAACGCCAGGGTTTCTGGCAGTTAGGGGTGGAAGTCTATGGCGGCGCGCTGCTGGCACCGTGGTTCGACCGCGACCTGTCCCTGGCCGGCCGCGTCACCTTCCGCCGTGACGGCAAGGTCGAAAGCCAGCTGATCGACTTCAAACTGCCCATCGCGATCATTCCCAACCTGGCCATTCACCTCAACCGTGAAGCCAACCAAGGCTGGGCGATCAATGCCCAGACCGAGCTGCCGCCGATCCTCGCGCAATTTGCAGGCGACGAACGCGTGGACTTCCGTGCCGTTCTCACCGAGCAGTTGGCCCGCGAGCACGGGTTGAACGCTGATGTGGTGCTCGACTACGAGCTGAGTTTCTACGACACCCAAAGTGCCGCGGTCATCGGCCTCAATGGCGACTTCATCGCCGGTGCGCGCCTGGACAACCTGCTGTCGTGCTACGCCGGCCTGCAAGCCTTGCTGACCAGCGAGACCGACGAAACCTGCGTGCTGGTGTGCAACGACCACGAAGAAGTCGGCTCCTGCTCGGCCTGCGGCGCCGATGGCCCGATGCTGGAACAGACCCTGCGCCGCCTGCTGCCCGAAGGTGATGAGTTCGTACGCACCATTCAGAAGTCCCTGCTGGTATCGGCCGACAATGCCCACGGCGTGCACCCCAACTACGCCGAGAAGCATGACGCCAACCACGGCCCGAAACTCAACGCCGGCCCGGTGATCAAGGTCAACAGCAACCAGCGCTACGCCACCAACAGCGAAACCGCCGGGTTCTTCCGCCACTTGTGCATGGCCGAGGAAGTGCCGGTGCAGAGTTTTGTAGTCCGCAGCGACATGGGTTGCGGCTCGACAATTGGGCCTATTACCGCCAGCCACCTGGGCGTGCGTACCGTGGATATCGGCTTGCCGACCTTTGCCATGCACTCCATTCGTGAACTGTGCGGCAGCCATGACCTGGCGCATCTGGTGAAGGTGCTGGGTGCGTTTTATGCGAGCCGCGACCTGCCCTGA
- the minC gene encoding septum site-determining protein MinC, giving the protein MSQTEPLDQDPVFQLKGSMLAITVLELARNDLDALDRQLAAKVALAPNFFNNAPLVLALDKLPAGQGAIDLPGLMRVCRSHGLRTLAIRASRIEDIAAAIAIELPVLPPSGARERPLEPLVGEEKKKPEKPPEPAIKPTKIITSPVRGGQQIYAQGGDLVVISSVSPGAELLADGNIHVYGPMRGRALAGIKGDTKARIFCQQLTAELVSIAGQYKVSEDLRRDPLWGASVQVNLSGDVLNIIRL; this is encoded by the coding sequence ATGAGCCAAACCGAACCGCTAGACCAAGATCCCGTGTTCCAGCTGAAAGGCAGCATGCTCGCCATTACCGTGCTGGAACTGGCCCGCAACGACCTCGATGCCCTGGACCGCCAACTGGCCGCCAAGGTCGCCCTGGCGCCGAACTTTTTCAACAATGCCCCGCTGGTGCTGGCCCTGGACAAGCTCCCGGCCGGCCAAGGGGCGATTGATTTGCCCGGGCTGATGCGCGTATGCCGCTCCCATGGCTTGCGTACCCTGGCGATTCGCGCCAGCCGTATCGAAGACATTGCCGCAGCCATCGCCATTGAACTGCCAGTACTGCCACCGTCCGGCGCCCGTGAGCGTCCGCTCGAACCATTGGTCGGTGAAGAGAAGAAAAAACCGGAAAAACCGCCCGAGCCTGCGATCAAGCCAACAAAGATCATCACCTCGCCCGTACGCGGCGGGCAGCAGATTTACGCCCAGGGTGGCGACCTCGTGGTGATCTCCTCGGTCAGCCCGGGGGCGGAACTTCTTGCCGATGGCAACATCCATGTATACGGCCCGATGCGCGGACGCGCCCTCGCCGGCATCAAGGGTGATACCAAGGCCCGGATTTTTTGCCAGCAGTTGACCGCTGAGCTAGTGTCCATCGCAGGCCAGTACAAGGTTTCAGAAGATTTGCGCCGTGATCCGCTGTGGGGGGCTTCGGTGCAGGTCAACCTGTCGGGCGATGTGTTGAACATCATTCGTCTTTAA
- a CDS encoding mechanosensitive ion channel family protein yields the protein MFSRLFALPCYLLIALLTLLPLTSAQAVGLPGMLGSSSKPQPQAEVPLGQSLDEVIKTLENDQQRTQLLSDLKKLRAATQKAQPAAEQGVLGLIGSTLSGFEQQFSGADSPLGRWSNEVDLAKDELGALMLPANEWLPIIFGFAVILAVWSLLAAALIWLSHRVRERFGLPEELPQHPRTWDMLRFALRKLGPWLIALVITVYLSYALPSSLGKSLAMVLAYALVIGTCFSAICVIAFSVLDGPHRHRALYILRHQAFRPLWWIGSFAAFGEALSDPRLVEALGQHLAHTAATVANVMAALSTGVFILRFRRPIAHLIRNQPLSRRLTRRALTDTLSIIGTFWYIPALLLVGISLFATFLSAGDTSTALRQSLLCTVLLVLCMVINGLVRRHALKPQRGHKRHALYSERLKGFVYTLVHLVVWLVFIELGLRVWGLSMIRFTEGDGHEIAVKLFGLGGTLLFAWLIWILSDTAIHHALTRSRKGLANARAQTMMPLIRNVLFVTIFIIAAIVALANMGMNVTPLLAGAGVIGIAIGFGAQSLVADLITGLFIIIEDSLAIDDYVDVGGHLGTVEGLTIRTVRLRDIDGIVHTIPFSEIKSIKNYSREFGYAIFRVAIPYNMEIDDAIKLMRDVGHAMRNDPLQRRNIWSPLEIQGVESFESGSAILRARFKTAPIKQWEVSRAFNLSLKRHLDEAGLDLATPRLSVQVVTAGTVQEKEPEQ from the coding sequence GTGTTCTCCCGTTTGTTTGCCCTGCCCTGCTACCTGCTGATCGCCCTGCTCACACTGCTGCCGCTGACGTCCGCCCAAGCCGTAGGCTTGCCCGGCATGCTGGGCAGCTCCAGCAAGCCCCAACCCCAGGCCGAAGTGCCACTGGGGCAGTCGCTGGACGAGGTGATCAAGACCCTGGAGAACGACCAGCAGCGCACCCAATTGCTGAGCGACCTGAAGAAACTGCGTGCCGCCACGCAAAAGGCCCAGCCCGCCGCCGAACAAGGCGTGCTCGGGTTGATCGGCAGCACGCTGTCGGGCTTTGAGCAGCAGTTTTCCGGCGCCGACAGCCCGCTGGGGCGCTGGTCGAATGAAGTCGACCTGGCCAAGGATGAACTGGGTGCACTGATGCTGCCGGCCAACGAGTGGCTGCCGATCATCTTCGGCTTTGCCGTGATCCTGGCGGTGTGGAGTCTGCTGGCCGCCGCGTTGATCTGGCTCAGCCACCGGGTACGCGAGCGCTTCGGCTTGCCCGAGGAGTTGCCGCAACACCCGCGGACCTGGGACATGCTGCGCTTTGCCCTGCGCAAGCTCGGGCCCTGGCTGATCGCCCTGGTCATCACGGTTTACCTCAGCTACGCCCTGCCGTCATCCCTGGGTAAATCCCTGGCGATGGTGCTGGCCTATGCCTTGGTGATCGGTACCTGTTTCTCGGCGATCTGCGTGATTGCCTTCTCCGTGCTCGACGGCCCACACCGCCACCGCGCCCTGTATATCCTGCGCCATCAGGCGTTCCGCCCGTTGTGGTGGATCGGCAGTTTTGCCGCCTTCGGTGAAGCCCTGAGCGACCCGCGCCTGGTCGAGGCGCTCGGCCAACACCTGGCCCACACTGCCGCGACTGTGGCCAATGTGATGGCGGCGCTGTCCACGGGCGTATTTATCCTGCGTTTCCGCCGGCCGATCGCGCACCTGATCCGCAACCAGCCGCTGTCGCGCCGCCTGACCCGCCGCGCCCTCACCGATACCCTGTCGATCATCGGCACCTTCTGGTACATCCCAGCCTTGCTGTTGGTGGGGATCTCACTGTTCGCCACCTTCCTGTCGGCCGGCGACACCAGCACCGCCCTGCGCCAGTCGCTGCTGTGCACGGTGCTGCTGGTGTTGTGCATGGTGATCAACGGCTTGGTGCGCCGCCACGCCCTCAAGCCGCAACGCGGGCACAAGCGCCATGCGCTGTACTCCGAGCGCCTCAAAGGCTTTGTCTACACCCTGGTGCACCTGGTGGTGTGGCTGGTGTTTATCGAGTTGGGGCTGCGGGTGTGGGGCCTGTCGATGATTCGCTTTACCGAAGGTGACGGCCATGAAATAGCCGTGAAGCTGTTCGGCCTCGGTGGCACCTTGCTGTTTGCCTGGCTGATCTGGATCCTCAGCGACACCGCGATCCACCACGCCCTGACCCGCTCACGCAAAGGCCTGGCCAACGCGCGTGCGCAAACCATGATGCCGCTGATCCGCAACGTGCTGTTCGTGACCATCTTCATCATCGCCGCCATCGTGGCCCTGGCGAACATGGGCATGAACGTCACGCCACTGCTGGCCGGTGCGGGCGTGATCGGTATCGCCATCGGCTTTGGTGCGCAGTCGCTGGTAGCCGACTTGATCACCGGCTTGTTCATCATCATCGAGGACTCCCTGGCAATCGACGACTACGTAGACGTCGGCGGCCACCTCGGCACGGTGGAAGGCCTGACCATCCGCACCGTGCGCCTGCGCGATATCGACGGCATCGTGCACACCATCCCGTTCAGCGAAATCAAGAGCATCAAGAACTACTCCCGGGAGTTCGGCTACGCGATTTTCCGGGTGGCGATCCCCTACAACATGGAAATCGACGATGCGATCAAGCTGATGCGCGATGTCGGGCATGCCATGCGCAACGACCCGCTGCAACGCCGTAATATCTGGTCGCCGCTGGAGATCCAGGGTGTGGAAAGCTTCGAGTCCGGCAGTGCGATCCTGCGCGCACGCTTCAAGACCGCACCGATCAAGCAGTGGGAAGTGTCGCGGGCGTTCAACCTGTCGCTCAAGCGCCACCTGGATGAAGCCGGGCTCGACCTGGCGACACCGCGCTTGAGTGTGCAGGTGGTCACCGCCGGCACGGTGCAGGAGAAAGAACCAGAACAATAA
- a CDS encoding lipid A biosynthesis lauroyl acyltransferase, translated as MDRPRFRAVFLHPRFWLLWLGLGLLWLVTQLPYRALLTIGRLLGAGMYRVAGDRRRIAARNLELCFPEKSAKERKRLLKENFASTGIAFFEMAMSWWWPKPRLARLAHVEGLEHLKQAQLEGKGVILMALHFTTLEIGAALLGQKHTIDGMYREHGNPLFDFIQRRGRERHNLDSLAVERDDVRGMLKLLRAGRAIWYAPDQDYGAKQSIFVPLFGIQAATVTATSKFARLGKALVVPFTQERLADGSGYRLVIHPPLTDFPGETDEVDCLRINQWVEASVRECPEQYLWTHRRFKSRPAGEPKLYEKRRR; from the coding sequence ATGGATCGCCCGCGTTTTCGAGCTGTATTTCTTCACCCGCGTTTTTGGCTGCTGTGGCTGGGGCTCGGCCTGCTGTGGCTGGTCACCCAGTTACCGTACCGGGCGCTGTTGACCATTGGTCGCCTGCTGGGCGCGGGCATGTACCGCGTGGCCGGCGATCGCCGCCGTATCGCGGCGCGCAACCTTGAGCTGTGCTTCCCGGAAAAGTCCGCCAAGGAACGCAAACGCCTGCTCAAGGAAAATTTCGCCTCCACCGGCATCGCCTTCTTTGAGATGGCCATGAGCTGGTGGTGGCCCAAGCCGCGCCTGGCGCGCCTGGCCCATGTCGAAGGGCTGGAGCACCTCAAGCAGGCGCAGTTGGAAGGCAAGGGCGTGATCCTCATGGCCTTGCACTTCACCACCCTGGAAATCGGCGCGGCGCTGCTCGGGCAGAAACACACCATCGATGGCATGTACCGCGAGCACGGCAATCCGCTGTTCGACTTTATCCAGCGCCGTGGCCGCGAACGCCACAACCTCGATTCCCTGGCCGTGGAGCGCGACGACGTGCGCGGCATGCTCAAGCTGCTGCGCGCCGGCCGCGCCATCTGGTACGCACCGGATCAGGACTACGGCGCCAAACAAAGCATCTTCGTGCCGCTGTTCGGCATCCAGGCCGCCACTGTCACCGCTACCAGCAAGTTCGCACGCCTGGGCAAGGCGCTGGTTGTGCCGTTCACCCAGGAACGCCTGGCCGATGGCAGCGGTTACCGCTTGGTGATCCATCCGCCGTTGACCGACTTCCCCGGCGAAACCGACGAAGTCGACTGCCTGCGCATCAACCAATGGGTCGAAGCCTCGGTACGCGAATGCCCCGAGCAATACCTGTGGACCCACCGCCGCTTCAAGAGCCGACCGGCGGGTGAACCCAAGCTGTACGAAAAACGCCGCCGATAA
- the minE gene encoding cell division topological specificity factor MinE, producing MKFLDFFRANKKPSTASVAKERLQIIVAHERGQRSTPDYLPALQKELVEVIRKYVNIGNDDVHVALENDGSCSILELNITLPDR from the coding sequence ATGAAATTTCTCGACTTCTTTCGCGCCAACAAAAAGCCAAGTACCGCGTCGGTAGCGAAAGAGCGTCTACAGATCATCGTGGCGCACGAACGCGGCCAACGCAGCACGCCGGACTACCTGCCAGCCTTGCAGAAGGAACTGGTGGAGGTGATCCGCAAGTACGTCAATATCGGTAACGATGACGTGCATGTCGCCCTGGAAAATGACGGCAGTTGCTCGATTCTGGAACTCAATATCACCCTGCCCGATCGTTGA
- a CDS encoding patatin-like phospholipase family protein: MRPVEPVTGLILSGGGARAAYQVGVLAAIAELLPPGAPNPFPVIVGTSAGAINAVSLASGATDFRAAIQRLTAFWQGFRSHQVLRSDWPGVIRQASRFLIHSLLGLGAQVPVALLNSSPLRELLQERLNLDGIDEAIRCKHLQAVAVTAFGYESGQAVTFYQGGGTIDAWLRHRRIGVPTQLTVEHLLASSAIPLLFAPVKLDQEYFGDGAVRQSAPISPALHLGASRVLVVGVSGNPRGNEPSMQRTYTGQQPTLAQIGGHMLNSTFIDSLESDIELLERLNQFSRVVPADAAVQGLAPVEVLVIAPSQPIDEIAARHRQELPAALRLFLRGPGATKTSGAGVLSYLLFEAGYCSELIELGRKDALAKREEITRFLGLTPN, translated from the coding sequence ATGCGCCCAGTTGAACCGGTCACAGGCTTGATTCTTTCTGGCGGCGGGGCGCGAGCGGCGTATCAGGTGGGAGTATTGGCGGCGATTGCCGAGCTGCTGCCGCCAGGGGCGCCGAATCCTTTTCCGGTGATTGTCGGCACGTCGGCCGGTGCGATCAATGCGGTGAGCCTGGCCAGCGGGGCCACCGATTTCCGTGCGGCTATCCAACGATTGACGGCGTTCTGGCAGGGCTTTCGCAGTCACCAAGTGCTGCGCAGCGACTGGCCGGGGGTGATACGCCAGGCCAGTCGTTTCCTCATCCACAGCCTGTTGGGCCTGGGCGCACAGGTACCAGTGGCACTGCTCAACAGCTCGCCGCTGCGCGAATTATTGCAAGAACGCCTGAACCTGGACGGCATCGACGAAGCCATTCGCTGCAAGCATTTGCAGGCGGTGGCGGTCACGGCCTTCGGTTATGAATCCGGGCAAGCGGTGACCTTCTATCAGGGCGGCGGCACCATCGATGCCTGGTTGCGCCATCGCCGGATCGGCGTGCCCACCCAACTGACGGTGGAGCACCTGCTGGCGAGTTCGGCGATTCCGCTGTTGTTTGCGCCGGTCAAGCTTGATCAGGAGTACTTCGGTGATGGCGCGGTGCGCCAGTCGGCGCCGATCAGCCCGGCCCTGCACCTGGGCGCCAGCCGCGTATTGGTGGTCGGCGTGAGCGGCAACCCACGGGGCAATGAACCTTCGATGCAACGCACCTACACCGGCCAGCAGCCGACGCTGGCGCAGATTGGCGGGCATATGCTCAACAGCACCTTCATCGACAGCCTGGAAAGCGATATCGAACTGCTGGAGCGCTTGAACCAGTTCAGCCGCGTCGTGCCTGCTGATGCAGCGGTACAGGGCCTGGCGCCGGTGGAAGTGCTGGTGATTGCGCCCAGCCAGCCGATCGATGAGATCGCTGCGCGGCATCGCCAGGAATTGCCGGCGGCGTTGCGTTTGTTCTTGCGTGGGCCGGGGGCGACCAAGACCAGTGGCGCGGGGGTATTAAGTTACTTGCTGTTCGAGGCGGGGTATTGCAGCGAATTGATCGAGTTGGGGCGCAAGGATGCGCTGGCCAAGCGCGAAGAAATCACTCGGTTCCTCGGCCTGACGCCGAACTGA
- a CDS encoding RluA family pseudouridine synthase — translation MPLSNIHILHQDDAVLVVNKPTLLLSVPGRADDNKDCLITRLQENGYPEARIVHRLDWETSGIILLARDADTHRELSRQFHDRETEKAYTALAWGQPELDSGSIDLPLRYDPPTKPRHVVDHEFGKHALTFWKVLERCGDWCRVELTPITGRSHQLRVHMLSIGHPLLGDGLYAHEQALAAWPRLCLHASMLSFTHPQSGERLRFECPAPF, via the coding sequence ATGCCGCTGTCCAATATCCATATCCTGCATCAGGACGATGCCGTCCTGGTGGTGAACAAGCCGACCCTGCTGCTCTCGGTGCCGGGTCGCGCCGACGACAACAAGGATTGCCTGATTACCCGCCTGCAGGAAAACGGTTACCCCGAAGCCCGTATCGTCCATCGGCTTGACTGGGAAACCTCGGGGATCATCCTGCTGGCCCGCGACGCCGACACCCACCGCGAACTGTCCCGCCAGTTTCACGACCGCGAAACAGAAAAAGCCTACACCGCCCTGGCATGGGGCCAGCCGGAACTGGACAGCGGCAGCATCGACCTGCCCCTGCGCTACGACCCGCCGACCAAGCCACGGCATGTGGTGGACCACGAGTTCGGCAAGCACGCCCTGACCTTCTGGAAAGTGCTGGAGCGTTGTGGCGACTGGTGCCGCGTGGAACTGACGCCGATCACTGGGCGTTCGCATCAGTTGCGTGTGCATATGCTGTCCATCGGGCATCCGTTGCTGGGTGATGGCTTGTATGCCCATGAACAAGCGTTGGCTGCCTGGCCGCGGCTGTGCCTGCATGCAAGCATGTTGAGCTTCACCCATCCGCAAAGCGGCGAGCGGCTGCGCTTTGAGTGCCCTGCCCCGTTCTAG
- the minD gene encoding septum site-determining protein MinD, whose protein sequence is MAKILVVTSGKGGVGKTTTSAAIGTGLALRGHKTVIVDFDVGLRNLDLIMGCERRVVYDFVNVVNGEANLQQALIKDKRLENLYVLAASQTRDKDALTKEGVGKVLAELKETFEYVVCDSPAGIETGAHLAMYFADEAIVVTNPEVSSVRDSDRMLGLLASKSKRAEEGQDPIKEHLLLTRYNPERVSNGEMLGVEDVKEILAVTLLGVIPESQAVLKASNQGVPVILDDQSDAGQAYSDAVDRLLGKTVEHRFLDVKKKGFFERIFGGN, encoded by the coding sequence TTGGCCAAGATTCTCGTGGTTACATCCGGCAAGGGTGGTGTGGGTAAGACCACCACCAGCGCCGCTATCGGTACCGGCCTCGCTCTGCGCGGCCACAAGACAGTCATCGTCGACTTCGACGTCGGTTTGCGTAACCTCGACCTGATCATGGGCTGCGAACGCCGCGTGGTGTACGACTTCGTCAACGTAGTCAACGGCGAAGCCAACCTGCAACAGGCCCTGATCAAGGATAAGCGCCTTGAAAACCTGTACGTGCTGGCCGCCAGCCAGACCCGTGACAAGGATGCGCTGACCAAGGAGGGCGTGGGCAAGGTCCTCGCCGAGCTGAAAGAAACTTTCGAATACGTGGTATGCGATTCCCCGGCCGGTATCGAGACCGGTGCTCACCTGGCGATGTACTTCGCCGATGAAGCCATCGTGGTGACCAACCCGGAAGTCTCCTCGGTACGTGACTCGGACCGCATGCTCGGCCTGTTGGCCAGCAAGTCCAAGCGCGCCGAAGAAGGCCAGGACCCGATCAAGGAACACCTGCTGCTCACCCGCTACAACCCTGAGCGCGTCAGCAATGGCGAAATGCTCGGCGTTGAAGACGTGAAGGAAATCCTCGCCGTGACCCTGCTGGGCGTGATCCCGGAATCCCAGGCCGTGCTCAAGGCATCCAACCAGGGCGTGCCAGTGATCCTCGACGACCAGAGCGACGCCGGCCAGGCGTACAGCGATGCCGTGGATCGCTTGCTGGGCAAGACCGTGGAACACCGCTTCCTCGATGTCAAGAAGAAGGGATTCTTCGAGCGTATCTTTGGAGGCAACTAA